One segment of Lonchura striata isolate bLonStr1 chromosome 37, bLonStr1.mat, whole genome shotgun sequence DNA contains the following:
- the LOC144247975 gene encoding uncharacterized protein LOC144247975, with product MCTPLLVTLVTLVVVPAGVSPYGFRNCIQAPRDPGLFHCIQRFLSTVGAAVGDLPSTATFLNLSVNILHQVPPGAFAHLPQLYTLDLTHNQLERLAPGAFWGLSALVHLDLAHNKVSVLATGVFSGLGNLSTLRLDHNPLQKVAPGAFQPLAALTTLWLRDGRLQALEPVAMAVGNLTHLDLLDLCVNMLSTLGPGLPPTLRVLHLCNNSLGALSGATPGVMPSGLRELDLSYNNISDPAPLAHLCLSNLTYLHLAGNPLDVVQLLRVPGIYPHQVDVSGLQVGTSGLEYLCQQLRGQQLQRLQLQRMGLTAMPDGALAECPVLGALDLSGNRLRHLGCVGRLLNQAQRAELSELVAEHNLLQWLPSCNGSPVLRQLHNVSLRFNRILVAGAGAFDNAPALRQLRLDVNGLARLDRTALRGLHDLRHLRLDNNLLTDLLPGSFADLHQLGDLNLRNNRVAVLFPGAFKGLDQLQTLDLGGNNLQHLAAKAFQGLPRLCRLYLDHNRLLEVRAAAFQPVQLMLGVLDLRANALHYLSRHLRQLPPFRYLHNLYDLNLQAQQPYGMRVVPQRFFQGLGALRSLSLAQNSLSAIPDDAFDDLAQLRNLTLADSNGGMGHLPAGVFKNLSQLRSLNLESAGLRSLGPEVFGNLTRLQELHLAKNELRTLDVTLATRLPALRYLDLRKCPLSCSCANAWLPAWLEGGPVQVVYLYNYTCGETGGASTYLHSFDTRVCYLDMGRYLFAGTAPAVLLLLVLPLLYHRGYWRLRYQLFPLHAWARGHWWREQRRYTYDTFVSYNSGDERWVLEELVPELERGALWLCLHHRDFHPGRAIVDNIVDAVYNSQHTVCVVSRGYLRSEWYSLEIQMASYRLFDELRDVLVLIFLEDIPEAELSAFHRMRRVLLRHTHLHWPSELPARPLFWAKLRCALSAGQEEEDREEG from the exons ATGTGCACCCCGCTGctggtgacactggtgacactggtggTGGTGCCTGCAGGGGTCTCTCCCTATGGCTTCCGCAACTGCATCCAGGCACCGCGGGACCCTGGTCTGTTCCACTGCATCCAGCGCTTCCTGAGCACCGTGGGGGCTGCAGTGGGCGACCTCCCTTCCACTGCCACATTCCTCAACCTCTCTGTCAATATCTTGCACCAGGTGCCCCCTGGTGCCTTTGCCCACCTGCCGCAGCTCTACACCCTTGATCTGACCCACAACCAGCTGGAACGCCTGGCCCCAGGGGCTTTCTGGGGGCTGTCAGCACTGGTGCACCTAGACCTGGCCCACAACAAGGTGTCAGTGCTGGCCACGGGTGTGTTCTCTGGGCTGGGAAATCTGAGCACGCTGCGGCTGGACCACAATCCGCTACAGAAAGTGGCCCCTGGAGCTTTCCAGCCACTGGCCGCACTCACCACGCTCTGGCTGCGGGATGGCCGGCTCCAAGCACTGGAGCCCGTGGCCATGGCTGTGGGGAATCTGACGCACCTAGACCTGCTCGACCTGTGTGTAAACATGCTGTCGAcactgggcccggggctgccaccCACGCTGAGGGTCTTGCACCTCTGCAACAACTCCCTGGGAGCTCTTTCAGGGGCCACCCCTGGGGTGATGCCCTCAGGGCTGCGTGAGCTTGACCTGTCCTACAACAACATTTCAGACCCTGCACCACTCGCTCACCTgtgcctgagcaacctgacaTACCTGCACCTGGCTGGGAACCCGCTGGACGTAGTGCAGCTGCTGCGTGTGCCTGGAATCTACCCGCACCAGGTGGACGTGTCAGGGCTACAGGTAGGCACGAGCGGCCTGGAAtacctgtgccagcagctgagaggacagcagctgcagaggctgcagctgcagcgcATGGGGCTCACAGCAATGCCCGATGGGGCTCTGGCTGAGTGTCCGGTGCTGGGTGCCCTGGATTTATCTGGCAACCGGCTGCGGCACCTGGGCtgtgtagggcggctgctgaaCCAGGCACAGCGCGCAgagctgagcgagctggtgGCTGAGCACAACTTGCTGCAGTGGCTGCCATCGTGCAACGGGTCCCCAGTTCTGCGGCAGCTGCACAACGTGTCCCTGCGCTTCAACCGCATCCTGGTGGCTGGTGCGGGTGCTTTTGACAATGCACCGGCGCTGCGGCAGCTGCGGCTGGATGTGAACGGGCTGGCACGGCTGGACCGCACAGCGCTGCGTGGACTCCACGACCTGCGGCACCTACGCCTTGACAACAACCTGCTCACTGACCTCCTGCCCGGCTCCTTTGCTGACCTGCACCAGCTGGGAGACCTCAACCTGCGCAACAACCGCGTGGCCGTGCTCTTCCCTGGCGCCTTCAAGGGGCTTGACCAGCTGCAGACGCTTGACCTGGGTGGGAACAAcctgcagcacttggcagcCAAGGCATTCCAGGGCCTCCCGCGGCTTTGCCGACTTTACCTGGACCACAACCGGCTGCTGGAGGTGAGAGCGGCCGCGTTCCAGCCGGTGCAGCTGATGCTGGGTGTGCTGGACCTGCGTGCCAACGCGCTGCACTACCTGAGCCGACATCTGCGGCAGCTGCCGCCTTTCCGCTACCTGCATAACCTCTATGACCTGaatctgcaggcacagcagccatATGGGATGCGTGTAGTCCCACAACGTTTCTTCCAGGGCCTCGGTGCCTTGCGCTCACTCTCTCTGGCACAGAACTCACTCTCGGCCATCCCTGACGATGCCTTCGATGACCTGGCACAGCTGCGGAACCTGACGCTGGCTGACAGCAATGGCGGGATGGGCCACCTGCCTGCCGGCGTCTTCAAGAACCTGAGCCAGCTGCGCAGCCTGAACCTGGAGAGTGCAGGACTGCGCAGCCTTGGCCCCGAGGTCTTCGGCAACCTAACAcgactgcaggagctgcacctgGCCAAGAACGAGCTGCGTACATTGGATGTGACTCTGGCCACCCGCCTCCCCGCCCTGCGCTATCTGGACCTGCGCAAGTGCCCGCTGAGTTGCAGCTGTGCCAATGCCtggctgcctgcctggctggaaGGTGGGCCCGTGCAG gTGGTCTACCTGTATAACTACACCTGTGGTGAGACAGGTGGGGCCTCCACGTACCTGCACTCCTTTGACACACGCGTGTGCTACCTGGACATGGGGCGGTACCTGTTTGCAGGGACAGCACcagccgtgctgctgctgctagtGCTGCCACTGCTGTACCACCGTGGGTACTGGCGGTTGCGCTACCAGCTGTTCCCGCTGCACGCGTGGGCACGTGGGCACTGGTGGCGGGAGCAGCGGCGCTACACCTACGACACCTTTGTGTCCTACAACTCTGGGGATGAGCGGTGGGTGCTGGAGGAGTTGGTGCCTGAGCTGGAGCGCGGAGCCCTGTGGCTCTGCCTGCACCACCGTGACTTTCACCCCGGCCGCGCCATAGTGGACAACATCGTGGACGCTGTGTACAACAGCCAGCACACGGTGTGCGTGGTGAGCCGCGGGTACCTGCGCAGCGAGTGGTACTCACTGGAGATCCAGATGGCCAGCTATCGCCTCTTTGATGAGCTGCGCGATGTCCTCGTCCTCATCTTCCTCGAGGACATCCCCGAGGCCGAGCTCTCGGCCTTCCACCGCATGCGCCGTGTGCTGCTGCGGCACACACACCTGCACTGGCCCTCCGAGCTCCCTGCGCGGCCCCTCTTCTGGGCAAAGCTCAGGTGTGCCCTCAGTgcggggcaggaggaggaggacagggaggaaGG GTGA